The proteins below are encoded in one region of Neisseria macacae ATCC 33926:
- the lysA gene encoding diaminopimelate decarboxylase — translation MTLHCEQVPYSRLAEEFGTPLYVYSQSALTEAFENYQTAFAALSPLVCYAVKANGNLSIIKHFASLGSGFDIVSGGELARVLAAGGDAAKTIFSGVGKSEAEIEFALHAGVKCFNMESIPEIDRIQKVAERLGKTAPVSLRVNPDVDAKTHPYISTGLKANKFGIAYADALEAYRHAARQSHLKIIGIDCHIGSQLTDLSPLVEACERILILVDRLADEGIVLEHLDLGGGVGIVYQDETVPDLSAYAQAVQKLIGTRRLKLILEPGRSLVGNAGSLLARVEFIKHGEEKNFVMVDAAMNDLMRPALYDAYHHIEAVDPKNIPPLSADIVGPICETGDFLGKDRTLACEEGDLLVIRSAGAYGASMASNYNTRNRAAEVLVDGNEYRLIRRRETLEQQMANEMACL, via the coding sequence ATGACCCTGCATTGCGAACAAGTCCCTTACTCCCGCCTTGCCGAAGAATTCGGCACGCCGCTTTATGTGTACAGCCAATCCGCGCTGACCGAAGCGTTTGAAAACTACCAAACCGCGTTTGCCGCGCTTTCCCCGCTCGTCTGCTATGCCGTTAAAGCCAACGGCAATCTGAGCATCATCAAACACTTCGCCTCGCTGGGCAGCGGTTTCGACATTGTCTCCGGCGGCGAATTGGCGCGCGTTTTGGCGGCGGGCGGCGACGCGGCGAAAACCATTTTTTCAGGCGTGGGCAAAAGTGAAGCGGAAATCGAGTTCGCGCTTCATGCCGGCGTGAAATGCTTCAATATGGAAAGCATCCCCGAAATCGACCGCATTCAAAAGGTTGCCGAACGCTTGGGCAAAACCGCCCCCGTCTCCCTGCGCGTCAACCCCGATGTCGATGCCAAAACCCATCCCTACATCTCCACAGGCCTGAAAGCCAACAAATTCGGCATCGCCTACGCCGACGCGCTCGAAGCCTACCGCCATGCAGCCCGCCAAAGCCACCTCAAAATCATCGGCATCGACTGCCACATCGGTTCGCAACTGACCGACCTCAGCCCGCTTGTCGAAGCCTGCGAGCGCATTTTGATTTTGGTTGACCGATTGGCCGACGAAGGCATCGTTTTGGAACATTTAGACTTAGGCGGCGGCGTCGGCATCGTTTATCAAGACGAAACCGTCCCCGATTTGAGCGCGTATGCCCAAGCGGTTCAAAAACTGATCGGCACACGTCGTCTGAAACTGATCCTCGAACCCGGCCGCAGCTTGGTCGGCAACGCAGGCTCGCTGCTGGCGCGCGTCGAGTTCATCAAACACGGCGAAGAGAAAAACTTCGTCATGGTCGATGCCGCCATGAACGACCTCATGCGCCCCGCCCTGTATGACGCCTATCACCATATCGAAGCGGTAGACCCAAAAAACATCCCGCCGCTGAGCGCCGACATCGTCGGCCCGATTTGCGAAACCGGCGACTTCCTCGGCAAAGACCGCACCCTTGCCTGCGAAGAAGGCGATTTGCTGGTTATCCGCAGCGCAGGCGCATACGGCGCCAGCATGGCAAGCAATTACAACACACGCAACCGGGCGGCGGAAGTCTTAGTGGACGGCAACGAATACCGGCTTATCCGCCGACGTGAAACCTTAGAACAGCAAATGGCAAACGAAATGGCTTGTTTGTAA
- the lptM gene encoding LPS translocon maturation chaperone LptM has product MKYSVFFAAATALLLSACGYKGDLYLPKEGDKARFGVVQTGLKIHSSKEPTNQTND; this is encoded by the coding sequence ATGAAATACAGCGTATTTTTTGCGGCGGCAACCGCCCTCCTGCTTTCAGCCTGCGGTTACAAAGGCGACCTCTACCTGCCCAAAGAAGGCGACAAGGCGCGTTTCGGCGTGGTCCAAACCGGCCTGAAAATCCATTCTTCCAAAGAACCTACCAATCAAACCAACGATTAA
- the cyaY gene encoding iron donor protein CyaY: MMTESEFIRMSEELFEHIEDQIDENGWDFDCQFAGNVLTIEAADGTQIIVNRHTPNQELWIAAKSGGYHFAEQNGKWLATRDGRDFYDVLNEALSAASGEAVEIAEL, encoded by the coding sequence ATGATGACCGAAAGCGAATTCATCCGCATGAGCGAAGAATTGTTCGAACACATCGAAGACCAAATCGACGAAAACGGCTGGGATTTCGACTGCCAGTTTGCCGGAAACGTCCTGACCATCGAAGCGGCGGACGGCACGCAAATCATCGTCAACCGCCATACGCCAAACCAAGAATTGTGGATTGCCGCAAAAAGCGGCGGCTACCATTTCGCCGAGCAAAACGGCAAATGGCTGGCAACGCGCGACGGACGGGATTTCTACGATGTTTTGAACGAAGCACTGAGCGCGGCTTCGGGCGAAGCTGTTGAGATTGCCGAATTATAG
- a CDS encoding DUF2251 domain-containing protein, giving the protein MAQLPLYRTAEIENFTVGTPEVLESFFEHIPYGVVFEDDGDTGYFYAASQDGILDALHIYNVEDVSDKHIPNHVLILWDDACTIAALCINGYIHAVYDFVEQAGYCRNGFPEAEGEWVKVENRVLDDELLDKILSRKPT; this is encoded by the coding sequence ATGGCACAATTACCCCTGTATCGGACTGCCGAAATCGAAAATTTTACTGTCGGCACGCCCGAAGTTTTAGAATCATTTTTCGAACATATCCCTTATGGCGTCGTCTTTGAAGACGACGGCGACACGGGCTACTTCTATGCCGCCTCGCAAGATGGGATTTTGGATGCCTTGCATATCTACAATGTTGAAGATGTATCCGACAAACATATCCCCAATCATGTCTTGATCTTATGGGATGATGCCTGCACCATAGCCGCATTGTGCATCAACGGTTACATCCATGCCGTCTATGATTTTGTCGAGCAGGCAGGATATTGCCGCAACGGCTTCCCTGAAGCAGAAGGCGAATGGGTGAAAGTCGAAAACCGCGTCTTAGACGATGAATTGCTGGACAAAATCCTATCCCGAAAACCTACATAA
- the luxS gene encoding S-ribosylhomocysteine lyase produces the protein MPLLDSFKVDHTRMHAPAVRVAKTMTTPKGDTITVFDLRFCVPNKEILSEKGIHTLEHLFAGFMRDHLNSNGVEIIDISPMGCRTGFYMSLIGTPDEQQVADAWLASMRDVVNVKDQSKIPELNEYQCGTYLMHSLAEAQEIAQNVLTRKVAVNKNEELTLDESLLNA, from the coding sequence ATGCCCCTGTTAGACAGTTTCAAAGTCGACCACACCCGTATGCACGCCCCCGCCGTGCGTGTGGCGAAAACTATGACCACGCCCAAAGGCGACACCATTACCGTATTCGACCTGCGCTTTTGCGTGCCCAACAAAGAAATCCTATCCGAAAAAGGCATCCACACGCTGGAGCATTTGTTCGCAGGCTTTATGCGCGACCACTTGAACAGCAACGGCGTCGAAATCATCGACATTTCCCCGATGGGCTGCCGCACCGGTTTCTACATGAGCCTCATCGGTACGCCCGACGAGCAGCAGGTCGCCGACGCATGGCTCGCTTCGATGCGGGATGTCGTCAATGTCAAAGACCAAAGCAAAATCCCCGAGTTGAACGAATACCAATGCGGCACCTATCTGATGCACTCGCTTGCTGAAGCGCAGGAAATCGCGCAAAACGTCCTGACGCGCAAAGTGGCGGTGAATAAAAACGAAGAGTTGACGCTGGATGAAAGTTTGCTGAACGCTTAA
- a CDS encoding patatin-like phospholipase family protein, protein MKPLLIQTLRTTLTASVVLMLAACPSHTSDKSDAKPHTHTANTAKPKAVVALALGGGASKGFAHIGIIKVLKENNIPVKVVTGTSAGSIVGSLYASGMSPDRLELEAEILGKTDLVDLTLSSSGFIKGEKLQNYINQKVGNRPIQQLPIKFAAVATDFESGKAVAFNRGNIGQAVRASASIPNVFQPTTIGGRRYVDGGLSQPVPVSAAKKQGANFIIAVDISARPVKNVNQGFFSYLDQTFNVMSIPLLQHELGQANVVIKPQVLEMGSIGGFDQKRRAIQLGEEAARAALPEIKRKLAAYQY, encoded by the coding sequence ATGAAACCATTGCTGATTCAAACACTGCGCACTACGCTGACAGCGTCTGTCGTACTCATGCTCGCTGCCTGTCCGAGCCATACCTCCGACAAATCGGATGCCAAGCCGCATACCCATACCGCGAATACCGCCAAACCCAAAGCCGTGGTCGCGCTTGCGCTCGGCGGCGGCGCATCCAAAGGCTTTGCCCATATTGGCATTATCAAAGTCTTGAAAGAAAACAATATTCCCGTCAAAGTCGTGACCGGCACATCCGCAGGCTCCATCGTCGGCAGCCTGTACGCTTCAGGCATGTCGCCCGACCGCCTCGAACTCGAAGCCGAAATTTTGGGCAAAACCGACTTGGTTGACCTGACCCTGTCCAGCAGCGGCTTCATCAAAGGCGAAAAACTGCAAAACTACATCAACCAAAAAGTCGGCAACCGCCCCATCCAACAATTGCCGATTAAATTCGCCGCCGTCGCCACCGATTTTGAAAGCGGCAAAGCCGTCGCCTTCAACCGAGGCAACATCGGACAGGCAGTCCGCGCGTCCGCTTCCATCCCCAACGTGTTCCAGCCCACCACGATTGGCGGCCGCCGATACGTTGACGGCGGTCTGTCGCAGCCTGTTCCCGTCAGCGCGGCTAAAAAACAAGGCGCCAATTTCATTATCGCCGTCGATATTTCCGCCCGTCCGGTGAAAAACGTCAACCAAGGCTTTTTCTCTTACCTCGACCAAACGTTCAACGTCATGAGCATTCCGCTGCTCCAACATGAATTGGGTCAGGCAAACGTCGTGATCAAACCGCAAGTGTTGGAGATGGGTTCTATCGGCGGTTTCGACCAAAAACGACGCGCCATCCAGCTGGGTGAAGAAGCTGCCCGCGCTGCCCTGCCCGAAATCAAGCGCAAACTCGCCGCCTATCAATATTAA
- a CDS encoding ABC transporter ATP-binding protein, with amino-acid sequence MIQKIFSWFESRIDPYPEAAPKTPEKGLWRFIWSNIEGLRKWIAVLAVFTAGIGIMEALLFQFMGKVVDWLGKYTPATLFAEKGWALTAMAAMMVFFALWTFLASNVRLQTLQGVFPMRLRWNFHRLMLGQSLGFYQDEFAGRVSAKVMQTALALRDVVMTVADMVVYVLVYFITSGVILVALDGWLLLPFIGWMIGFALVMRFLIPKLGKTASRQADARSLMTGRITDAYSNITTVKLFSHGAREAAYAKQSMEEFMVTVHAQMRLATLLHTCSFIVNSSLTAGTTALGIWLWYHGQVGVGAVATATAMALRVNGLSQYIMWESARLFENIGTVNDGMATLSKPQTILDKPNALPLKVSQGEIKFEHVDFSYEAGKPLLNGFNLTIRPGEKVGLIGRSGAGKSTIVNLLLRFYEPQSGTISIDGQNVDSVTQESLRAQIGLVTQDTSLLHRSVRDNIVYGRPDATDAEMISAAERAEAADFIPNLSDAKGRRGYDAHVGERGVKLSGGQRQRIAIARVMLKDAPILLLDEATSALDSEVEAAIQESLDKMMDGKTVIAIAHRLSTIAAMDRLIVLDKGRIIEEGSHAELLEKQGLYAKLWAHQSGGFLNEHVEWEH; translated from the coding sequence ATGATTCAAAAAATATTCTCATGGTTCGAATCCCGAATCGACCCTTACCCCGAAGCCGCCCCGAAAACGCCTGAAAAAGGGCTGTGGCGGTTTATCTGGAGCAACATCGAAGGCTTGCGCAAATGGATTGCCGTTTTGGCAGTGTTTACCGCCGGTATCGGCATCATGGAAGCCCTGCTGTTTCAATTTATGGGCAAAGTCGTGGACTGGCTCGGCAAATACACGCCCGCCACCCTGTTTGCCGAAAAAGGCTGGGCGTTGACGGCGATGGCGGCGATGATGGTGTTTTTCGCCCTCTGGACCTTCCTCGCATCCAACGTGCGCCTGCAAACCCTGCAAGGCGTGTTCCCCATGCGCCTGCGCTGGAATTTCCACCGCCTGATGCTGGGGCAGAGCCTCGGCTTCTATCAGGACGAATTTGCCGGCCGCGTGTCCGCCAAAGTCATGCAGACCGCGCTGGCGTTGCGCGACGTGGTGATGACGGTTGCCGACATGGTCGTTTATGTGCTGGTGTATTTCATCACCTCCGGCGTGATTCTGGTCGCGCTCGACGGCTGGCTGCTGCTGCCCTTTATCGGCTGGATGATTGGCTTCGCCTTAGTGATGCGCTTCCTGATTCCCAAGCTCGGCAAAACCGCTTCGCGTCAGGCGGATGCGCGCTCGCTGATGACCGGCCGCATTACCGACGCCTATTCCAACATCACCACCGTCAAACTTTTCTCCCACGGCGCGCGCGAAGCGGCTTATGCCAAGCAGTCGATGGAAGAATTTATGGTTACGGTACACGCCCAAATGCGTTTGGCGACGCTCCTGCACACTTGCAGCTTCATCGTCAACAGCTCGCTGACCGCCGGCACGACCGCGTTGGGTATCTGGCTTTGGTATCACGGGCAAGTCGGCGTCGGCGCGGTCGCCACCGCCACCGCTATGGCGTTGCGCGTCAACGGCCTGTCGCAATACATCATGTGGGAATCCGCCCGATTGTTTGAAAACATCGGCACCGTCAACGACGGCATGGCAACCCTGTCCAAACCGCAAACCATCCTCGACAAGCCGAACGCCCTGCCGCTGAAAGTGTCGCAAGGCGAAATCAAGTTCGAACACGTCGATTTCTCCTACGAAGCCGGCAAACCGCTGCTCAACGGCTTCAACCTCACCATCCGCCCGGGCGAAAAAGTCGGCCTTATCGGACGCAGCGGCGCGGGCAAATCCACCATCGTCAACCTGCTCTTGCGTTTCTACGAACCGCAAAGCGGCACGATTTCGATTGACGGGCAAAACGTGGACAGCGTGACCCAAGAAAGCCTGCGCGCCCAAATCGGTTTGGTCACGCAAGACACCTCGCTGCTGCACCGTTCCGTGCGCGACAACATCGTTTACGGCCGCCCCGACGCCACCGACGCCGAAATGATTTCCGCCGCCGAACGCGCCGAAGCCGCCGACTTCATCCCCAACCTTTCCGATGCCAAAGGGCGGCGCGGCTATGACGCCCACGTCGGCGAACGCGGCGTGAAACTTTCCGGCGGCCAGCGCCAACGCATCGCCATCGCCCGCGTCATGCTCAAAGACGCGCCGATCCTGCTGCTTGACGAAGCCACCAGCGCGCTCGACTCCGAAGTCGAAGCCGCCATCCAAGAAAGCCTCGACAAAATGATGGACGGCAAAACCGTCATCGCCATCGCCCATCGCCTCTCCACCATCGCCGCGATGGACAGGCTCATCGTCTTGGACAAAGGCCGCATCATCGAAGAAGGCAGCCACGCCGAGCTCCTTGAAAAACAAGGCCTCTACGCCAAACTCTGGGCGCACCAGAGCGGTGGTTTCCTCAACGAACACGTCGAGTGGGAGCATTAA
- a CDS encoding thiamine ABC transporter substrate-binding protein, with the protein MKLKLSALALLLASANLSAQTEVRLAVHKSFSLPQSVLAQFEKANDAKVSVIKAGSGNEMLNKLILSKANPIADAVYGLDNANIGKAREAGILAAVQPKSAPVSAGMPVIAAVNYGYVTLNYDKKWFEQKKLPLPKTLQDLTHPEYKNLLVTPSPATSSPGLAFLMANIGGMGEEGALKWWAQMRQNGVKVAKGWSEAYYTDFTQNGGAYPLVVSYAASPAAEVHYSKGKYSVPPTGNLFLKGGVFRQVEGAAVLKGAKQPELAAKLVQWLQSGEVQKALPTEMWVYPAVKNTPLPKVFEFAQAPKHTDSPSRNDIDTKQKQWVSRWTKTVLR; encoded by the coding sequence ATGAAACTGAAATTATCCGCCCTCGCCCTCTTGCTGGCTTCGGCAAACTTATCCGCCCAGACTGAAGTGCGCCTTGCTGTGCACAAATCCTTCAGCCTGCCCCAATCCGTCCTCGCGCAGTTTGAAAAAGCCAACGACGCCAAAGTCTCCGTTATCAAAGCGGGCAGCGGCAACGAAATGCTCAACAAGCTGATTCTCAGCAAGGCCAACCCGATTGCCGACGCGGTGTACGGTTTGGACAATGCCAACATCGGCAAAGCGCGTGAAGCAGGCATACTGGCGGCGGTGCAGCCCAAATCCGCGCCCGTTTCAGCGGGAATGCCCGTCATCGCGGCAGTGAATTACGGCTACGTTACCCTCAACTACGACAAAAAATGGTTTGAACAGAAAAAACTGCCGCTGCCCAAAACCTTGCAGGACTTGACCCACCCAGAATATAAAAACCTGCTGGTTACGCCCTCGCCCGCCACCTCCTCGCCCGGACTCGCCTTCCTGATGGCGAACATCGGCGGCATGGGCGAAGAGGGCGCGCTCAAATGGTGGGCGCAGATGCGTCAAAATGGTGTAAAAGTCGCCAAAGGCTGGAGTGAAGCCTATTACACCGACTTCACCCAAAACGGCGGCGCCTACCCGCTCGTCGTCAGCTACGCCGCCAGCCCCGCCGCCGAAGTCCACTACTCCAAAGGCAAATACAGCGTGCCGCCGACCGGCAACCTCTTCCTCAAAGGCGGCGTGTTCCGCCAAGTCGAAGGCGCGGCAGTCTTGAAAGGCGCGAAACAGCCCGAACTGGCGGCGAAACTCGTACAGTGGCTGCAAAGCGGCGAAGTGCAAAAAGCCCTGCCGACCGAAATGTGGGTCTATCCCGCCGTGAAAAACACGCCGCTGCCCAAAGTCTTCGAGTTCGCCCAAGCCCCGAAACACACCGACTCGCCCAGCCGCAACGACATCGACACCAAACAGAAACAATGGGTCAGCCGCTGGACGAAGACTGTGTTAAGGTAA
- a CDS encoding pyrimidine 5'-nucleotidase: MNLSPVWLFDLDNTLHNADAGIFYIINRAMTGYMAQRLKLSEEAASDLRQDYWHRYGATLAGLQIHHPEIDIREFLRESHPIAQILAKLQGMEGTESVLGRLKGRKAVFSNGPSFYVRAIIGALGLANRFDALLGTDDFGLRYKPDPQAYLTVCRLLDATPGQCIMIDDSADNLHQAKELGMKTVWFGSKAHPLPFTDAVAKDMQALAECAEKLSALV; this comes from the coding sequence ATGAACCTTTCCCCCGTCTGGCTATTCGACCTCGACAACACGCTGCACAACGCCGATGCAGGCATTTTCTACATCATCAACCGCGCCATGACCGGCTACATGGCGCAACGCCTCAAGCTCTCCGAAGAAGCGGCATCCGACCTGCGTCAGGACTATTGGCACCGATACGGCGCGACGCTTGCCGGCCTGCAAATCCACCATCCCGAAATCGACATCCGCGAATTTCTGCGCGAAAGCCATCCCATCGCGCAAATCTTGGCAAAATTGCAGGGCATGGAGGGAACCGAAAGCGTTTTAGGTCGTCTGAAAGGACGCAAAGCCGTTTTTTCCAACGGCCCTTCGTTTTACGTCCGCGCTATCATCGGGGCATTGGGTTTGGCAAACCGTTTTGACGCACTCCTCGGCACGGACGACTTCGGACTGCGCTACAAGCCCGACCCGCAAGCCTACCTGACCGTCTGCCGCCTGCTCGACGCCACGCCCGGACAGTGCATCATGATAGACGACAGCGCGGACAACCTGCACCAAGCCAAAGAGCTGGGCATGAAAACCGTATGGTTCGGCAGCAAAGCCCATCCCCTGCCCTTTACCGACGCCGTTGCAAAAGATATGCAGGCGCTCGCCGAATGTGCCGAAAAACTGTCGGCACTCGTCTGA
- the glmU gene encoding bifunctional UDP-N-acetylglucosamine diphosphorylase/glucosamine-1-phosphate N-acetyltransferase GlmU, which produces MSATPLNIVILAAGKGTRMYSKMPKVLHRIGGLPMVERVIDTAAALHPQNICVVIGHGKDQVLDTVKRDVVWVEQTEQLGTGHAVKTALPHLSAEGRTLVLYGDVPLIDTATLETLLEAAGSEVGLLTDVPADPTGLGRIIRDSQGSVTAIVEEKDADAAQKAVREINTGILVLPNAKLKNWLDTLSSNNAQGEYYLTDLIAKAVADGIKVHPVQVRASHLAAGVNNKLQLAELERIFQTEQAQALLKAGVTLRDPARFDLRGRLKHGQDVVIDVNVVLEGDIEIGDNVEIGANCVIKNAKIGANSKIAPFSHFEDCEVGQNNQIGPYARLRPQARLSDDVHVGNFVEIKNAAIGKGTKANHLTYIGDAEVGSKTNFGAGTIIANYDGVNKYKTVIGDEVRIGSNCVLVAPVTLGNKVTTGAGSTITKNVEDNKLALARARQTVIEGWVRPEKGDKK; this is translated from the coding sequence ATGTCCGCCACACCCCTCAACATCGTCATCCTCGCCGCCGGCAAAGGCACGCGCATGTATTCCAAAATGCCCAAAGTGCTGCACCGAATCGGCGGCCTTCCCATGGTTGAGCGCGTTATCGACACCGCCGCCGCGCTCCATCCGCAAAACATCTGCGTCGTCATCGGACACGGCAAAGACCAAGTTTTGGACACCGTCAAACGCGACGTCGTCTGGGTCGAACAAACCGAACAGCTCGGCACCGGCCACGCCGTCAAAACCGCCCTGCCGCACCTTTCCGCCGAAGGCCGCACGCTGGTGCTGTACGGCGACGTTCCCCTGATTGACACCGCCACCCTCGAAACCCTGCTCGAAGCCGCAGGCAGCGAAGTCGGACTGTTGACCGACGTTCCCGCCGACCCGACAGGCTTGGGCCGCATCATCCGCGACAGCCAAGGCAGCGTAACCGCCATCGTAGAAGAAAAAGACGCCGACGCCGCCCAAAAAGCCGTCCGCGAAATCAACACAGGCATCCTCGTCCTGCCCAACGCCAAACTCAAAAACTGGCTGGACACCCTCTCCAGCAACAACGCCCAAGGCGAATACTACCTGACCGACCTCATCGCCAAAGCCGTTGCCGACGGCATCAAAGTCCATCCCGTCCAAGTGCGCGCCTCCCACCTCGCCGCCGGCGTGAACAACAAACTCCAGCTCGCCGAACTCGAACGCATCTTCCAAACCGAACAGGCGCAAGCCTTGCTCAAAGCAGGCGTCACCCTGCGCGACCCCGCCCGCTTCGACTTAAGGGGTCGTCTGAAACACGGACAAGACGTCGTGATTGACGTTAACGTCGTCCTCGAAGGCGACATCGAAATCGGCGACAACGTCGAAATCGGCGCAAACTGCGTCATCAAAAACGCCAAAATCGGCGCAAACAGCAAAATCGCCCCCTTCTCCCACTTCGAAGACTGCGAAGTCGGACAAAACAACCAAATCGGCCCTTACGCCCGCCTGCGTCCGCAAGCCCGCCTTTCAGACGACGTACACGTCGGCAACTTCGTCGAAATCAAAAACGCCGCCATCGGCAAAGGCACCAAAGCCAACCACCTCACCTACATCGGCGACGCCGAAGTCGGCAGCAAAACCAACTTCGGCGCAGGCACGATCATTGCCAACTACGACGGCGTGAACAAATACAAAACCGTCATCGGCGACGAAGTCCGCATCGGCTCCAACTGCGTCTTGGTCGCCCCCGTTACCCTCGGCAACAAAGTTACAACCGGCGCAGGCAGCACGATTACCAAAAACGTCGAAGACAACAAACTCGCCCTCGCCCGCGCCCGCCAAACCGTCATCGAAGGCTGGGTGAGGCCGGAAAAAGGCGATAAGAAATAA